In Mercenaria mercenaria strain notata chromosome 13, MADL_Memer_1, whole genome shotgun sequence, a single window of DNA contains:
- the LOC123529764 gene encoding ribonuclease P protein subunit p14-like, which yields MTTQRKVGEKSDLVMYKKLVTKGTTDYCYLNVRLDFEDAGPEISAIDFKQIILEAVTSLFGLAGASTLIDILRYDQADRTAVVRIYHRFLTKLWSSLSFYGNYRGRACAFRVLQVSAHLMAMACNSRSMVIEVEQEK from the exons ACCTGGTGATGTACAAGAAACTGGTAACCAAGGGAACAACAGACTATTGTTACCTGAATGTGAGACT AGATTTTGAAGATGCGGGCCCAGAGATAAGTGCTATAGATTTCAAGCAGATCATTCTAGAGGCTGTAACATCACTGTTCGGACTG GCTGGGGCATCGACTTTGATTGACATATTGAGATACGACCAAGCTGACAGAACAGCAGTTGTTAGAATATACCACAG ATTTTTGACGAAACTATGGTCATCACTAAGTTTTTATGGCAATTACAGGGGAAGAGCGTGTGCCTTTAGGGTGCTTCAG GTTTCTGCACATTTAATGGCCATGGCATGTAACAGTAGATCTATGGTTATAGAAGTGGAACAGGAAAAATAA
- the LOC123529763 gene encoding UPF0739 protein C1orf74 homolog yields MEMEIWRTSITKHLGRKVVRHTESLMVDITAVDIGIKPGYLYDIGQPNGEKIKELLQDLKQQHLIKNNLNVLEIGMDCLIVNVEELRKSAYFSDCNETLIDVSGSKNKPCIRSDKSTASGIKEELDKIIDVLDCNKVKLLPHCYPSCNVSSLFGMVLNYPVVYWYDNLDGKGDNCLSMEKLTSVKVDCLQKNGPKPKSVTKIDRHCLYSFSYPSCLNSVCRPFVDQWFAQLKDRVQHQMVFTDVEITFEEIVLEAVCL; encoded by the coding sequence ATGGAAATGGAAATTTGGAGAACTAGCATTACTAAACATCTGGGCAGAAAGGTAGTTCGACATACCGAGAGTTTGATGGTGGACATAACAGCGGTGGACATAGGGATTAAACCAGGGTATCTGTATGATATAGGACAGCCTAATGGTGAAAAGATTAAAGAGTTACTGCAAGATTTGAAACAACAACATCTAATTAAAAATAATCTGAATGTGTTAGAGATTGGTATGGATTGCTTAATTGTTAATGTTGAAGAATTGAGGAAAAGTGCATATTTTAGTGACTGTAATGAGACATTGATTGATGTATCAGGGTCTAAAAACAAACCGTGTATCCGTAGTGACAAAAGTACTGCATCAGGCATAAAAGAAGAACTTGATAAAATAATAGATGTACTGGACTGCAACAAGGTGAAGCTTTTGCCCCACTGCTATCCTTCTTGTAATGTATCCAGCTTATTTGGTATGGTTTTGAACTATCCTGTTGTTTATTGGTATGACAATCTTGATGGCAAGGGAGATAATTGTCTGTCAATGGAAAAACTGACAAGTGTAAAAGTTGATTGTCTTCAGAAAAATGGACCAAAGCCTAAATCAGTAACAAAAATAGATCGTCAttgtttgtattcattcagttatCCATCTTGCCTTAACTCTGTTTGTAGACCTTTTGTAGACCAATGGTTTGCTCAACTGAAAGATAGAGTCCAGCATCAAATGGTGTTTACTGATGTAGAGATAACATTTGAAGAAATTGTTTTAGAAGCTGTTTGTTTATGA